The following are from one region of the Bacillus methanolicus MGA3 genome:
- a CDS encoding diguanylate cyclase, with the protein MQALKKTSNIYLMIVSFLGISLFFLVHHFQFNASSKMVITFALIGTILLLNHYTILIPPEGNSLSMDSAIYLASIFLFGLDLTLDVLFLNSIIYASYHRKVVWWKHVFNFSIYFLMILSSYYLFILCGGVVGDINTTNLLPYILSLSMYFILNMSLMIIYFWLSETENLINIIRGIINKSFLVSYFSILLLAIILGILIDQKGLFGLFLFVCIAMLLSIAFNQHFQLFQAISNKANKDYLTGLNNHGYFKEVLEKEVSSARESGQPLSIALLDLDDFKKYNDLYGHIQGDHLLKEFGTLLETEVQAKNYIAARYGGEEFTILMPNTNSYEALSFLDRLRKKANDTYVEGVEALPYGCLSFSAGIVEYQQGTYNTSELLNKADQAMYFSKAQGKNMVHIFNEQSDYSFEECLSIEKELEEAEQQLKIFLSKDVYTYRHSKRVFQYAVDFSRKLNLSDHERKIFTLGALVHDIGKLEVPRDILNKKGKLDPHEWEITKKHVIWGKEIISTNKQLEELIPLVELHHERYDGKGYPYGLKGENIPKLARLLCIIDSFDAMTTERPYQKTKTFEEAIQELRACSGNQFDPKYVEPFIELIEQHYLVKEEKVLT; encoded by the coding sequence ATGCAGGCATTAAAAAAAACATCTAATATTTATTTAATGATTGTTTCTTTTCTTGGGATTTCCTTATTTTTTTTAGTACACCATTTTCAATTCAACGCCTCATCTAAAATGGTGATCACTTTTGCTTTAATTGGAACTATTTTACTGCTAAATCATTATACAATCCTCATTCCACCAGAAGGAAATTCCCTTTCAATGGATTCTGCCATTTACTTGGCAAGCATCTTTTTATTTGGGCTAGACCTTACATTGGATGTGCTATTTTTAAATTCAATCATCTATGCTTCATACCATAGGAAGGTTGTCTGGTGGAAGCATGTCTTTAATTTTTCCATTTATTTTTTGATGATTCTTTCATCCTATTATCTTTTTATCCTTTGCGGCGGCGTAGTTGGAGATATCAATACAACGAACCTATTGCCATATATTCTTTCATTAAGCATGTATTTCATCCTAAATATGAGTCTTATGATTATTTATTTCTGGTTATCCGAAACCGAAAACTTGATTAATATCATAAGAGGAATAATAAATAAATCCTTTTTAGTAAGCTATTTTAGCATCCTTTTACTTGCTATTATTCTTGGTATTTTAATTGATCAAAAGGGACTTTTTGGCCTGTTTTTGTTTGTTTGCATTGCAATGTTATTATCGATCGCGTTCAACCAGCACTTTCAACTGTTTCAAGCCATTTCGAATAAAGCTAACAAGGATTATCTTACCGGATTAAATAATCATGGATACTTTAAAGAGGTATTGGAAAAAGAGGTTTCGTCTGCAAGGGAATCCGGACAGCCTTTAAGCATCGCCTTGCTTGATCTGGATGATTTTAAGAAATACAATGACTTATACGGCCATATTCAAGGAGATCATTTGCTTAAAGAGTTTGGCACTCTTTTAGAAACAGAGGTTCAAGCAAAAAATTATATCGCTGCCCGCTATGGAGGCGAAGAGTTTACTATTTTAATGCCAAATACGAATAGTTATGAAGCTTTATCCTTTTTGGACAGATTGCGGAAAAAGGCAAATGACACCTATGTGGAAGGAGTGGAAGCACTTCCTTACGGGTGTTTGTCGTTTTCCGCAGGGATCGTCGAATATCAACAAGGGACCTATAACACATCTGAACTGCTGAACAAAGCGGATCAAGCGATGTACTTTTCAAAAGCTCAAGGAAAAAATATGGTACATATATTTAATGAACAATCCGACTATTCGTTTGAAGAGTGTTTGTCAATTGAAAAAGAGCTTGAGGAAGCGGAACAACAATTAAAAATATTCCTTTCAAAAGATGTTTATACTTATCGTCATAGTAAACGAGTGTTCCAATATGCAGTCGATTTTTCGAGAAAACTTAATTTAAGTGATCATGAAAGGAAAATATTTACTTTAGGAGCATTAGTCCATGATATTGGAAAGCTGGAAGTTCCTCGGGATATTTTAAATAAAAAAGGAAAGCTCGATCCGCATGAATGGGAAATAACAAAAAAGCATGTCATTTGGGGAAAAGAAATCATTTCAACGAACAAACAATTAGAGGAATTGATCCCATTAGTTGAGCTCCATCATGAACGCTACGACGGGAAAGGCTATCCATATGGATTAAAAGGAGAAAACATTCCAAAATTAGCCCGGCTTTTGTGCATCATTGACTCGTTTGATGCGATGACAACGGAAAGGCCTTACCAAAAAACAAAAACCTTTGAAGAAGCAATTCAAGAATTAAGGGCCTGCTCAGGGAATCAATTTGATCCAAAATATGTTGAACCATTTATTGAATTAATTGAGCAGCACTATCTCGTCAAAGAAGAAAAAGTTTTGACATAG
- a CDS encoding carboxymuconolactone decarboxylase family protein encodes MSDSLYQKSYFSRLPELKDLAPEAFRAFLEFDQKALAEGKLSKSFKELIAIAVAHTTGCPYCIDLHVGNAKKAGVTKEQMAESIMVATALKAGSALAHGVNALNSYDGHGDQELYKKEYFARIKEFSKLSGDAFASFIDFDSKSMKDGVLSAKEKELIAVAVAHTTGCPYCIDVHTTGAKKQGATKEELAESIFVATALKAGSALAHAVNALNSYDQE; translated from the coding sequence ATGTCTGATAGTTTGTATCAAAAATCTTACTTCTCTAGATTGCCCGAATTAAAAGATTTAGCACCGGAGGCTTTCCGTGCATTTTTAGAATTTGACCAAAAAGCTCTTGCTGAGGGAAAACTCAGTAAATCATTCAAAGAATTGATTGCTATTGCGGTTGCTCATACAACTGGTTGTCCGTATTGCATTGATTTGCATGTTGGAAATGCGAAAAAAGCTGGCGTTACGAAAGAACAAATGGCAGAGAGTATAATGGTAGCAACTGCTTTGAAAGCAGGATCTGCGCTTGCTCATGGCGTTAATGCGTTAAATTCATATGATGGGCATGGAGACCAGGAGCTATACAAAAAAGAATATTTTGCTAGAATTAAAGAGTTTTCCAAGTTATCGGGTGATGCATTCGCTTCCTTCATTGATTTTGATTCAAAGTCAATGAAAGATGGAGTATTAAGTGCAAAAGAAAAAGAACTTATCGCGGTAGCGGTAGCTCATACAACAGGATGCCCGTATTGCATTGATGTACATACGACCGGAGCAAAGAAACAAGGGGCAACGAAAGAAGAGTTGGCAGAAAGCATTTTTGTAGCAACAGCATTAAAAGCAGGTTCTGCCCTTGCCCATGCTGTCAATGCGCTTAATTCTTATGATCAAGAATAG
- a CDS encoding sigma-70 family RNA polymerase sigma factor, whose translation MESFEQLARQYEPMIHKLIFTANIYKNKEEFFQLGLISLWEASQRFNPEKGNFTNYAYTYIKGKFMTELTKANKHEERNIYPKEEFWEFIVDPITEDPFEVNFLLSYCEPLTPNQTKWVLYTFLDGLTIKEIAEKENVSVSAVKSWRKGAKEKLRESLKSCR comes from the coding sequence ATGGAAAGCTTTGAGCAGTTAGCAAGGCAATATGAACCAATGATTCACAAACTCATTTTCACTGCAAATATTTACAAAAATAAAGAGGAATTTTTTCAGCTTGGATTGATTTCCTTATGGGAAGCGAGCCAGAGATTTAATCCTGAGAAAGGTAACTTCACAAATTACGCTTATACGTATATAAAAGGAAAGTTTATGACGGAATTGACGAAAGCAAACAAGCATGAAGAACGGAACATCTATCCAAAGGAAGAGTTTTGGGAGTTTATTGTAGACCCAATTACCGAAGATCCCTTTGAAGTCAATTTTTTATTGTCGTATTGTGAGCCATTGACCCCAAACCAAACAAAATGGGTATTGTACACTTTCTTGGACGGATTGACGATCAAAGAAATCGCGGAGAAAGAAAATGTGTCCGTTTCAGCCGTTAAAAGCTGGCGGAAAGGAGCGAAAGAAAAATTGAGAGAGAGTTTGAAAAGCTGCCGGTAA
- a CDS encoding methyl-accepting chemotaxis protein, translating into MILRNLRIYQKLLILLIISALSLGVVGAVGVNYVREMARKSEYTYKENLMPIQWIGQIRINNRALDSYTLELMITKDFARKVLLKRMIDSEVKEIDSLIKQYENTHMTAETRKMLDYYKLNMKRLRSFREEVIQLAELNRNDEAYKLYIEKVAPQRTKANAMLAKLGELNEKIAGQTNFQNKQDLRNATIILGIVIATALIFSIVVGILITRMIVKPTEELKNLLSKAEKGDLTVKGTYQSKDEFGALTASFNNMIQSLQRILLTVNESSHQVAIASEELTASADQTISTSEHVSSAVQEIASAAENSTNKLDQNADALKDALEGFLRIAEKSATVSELARESEKEAEEGGQFVENNLAQMRSIHESIRKSNEVIHSLSHRSQEIGKILDVISGIADQTNLLALNAAIEAARAGEHGKGFAVVAEEVRKLAEQSQTSTKLIADLINSIQEDTEESVQTMSEIMNNAEKGVKVSVETSNKFMQILDKTRNITPQIEEITATVQQITASVEEVSSSASEIALLGQKNAASFEEVATSTEEQLASMEEIHASAKSLAQMAEELESLVRQFKIE; encoded by the coding sequence ATGATATTGCGGAATCTAAGAATCTATCAAAAATTGTTAATCTTACTGATCATTTCCGCTCTTTCATTAGGAGTGGTAGGAGCAGTTGGAGTAAATTATGTAAGAGAAATGGCTCGGAAATCAGAATATACGTATAAAGAAAACTTGATGCCAATTCAATGGATAGGACAAATTAGAATTAATAACCGCGCTCTTGATTCTTATACTTTAGAACTTATGATTACCAAGGATTTTGCACGGAAAGTGCTGTTGAAAAGAATGATTGACTCTGAGGTAAAAGAAATCGATTCATTAATTAAGCAATACGAGAATACACATATGACTGCTGAAACAAGAAAAATGCTTGACTACTATAAACTAAACATGAAACGGCTTCGAAGTTTCAGAGAAGAAGTCATTCAGTTGGCTGAACTTAATCGAAATGACGAAGCTTACAAGCTTTATATAGAAAAAGTTGCTCCACAACGCACCAAAGCAAATGCTATGCTAGCCAAATTAGGGGAACTGAATGAAAAGATCGCCGGACAAACGAATTTTCAAAATAAGCAAGATTTGAGAAATGCAACCATTATTTTAGGTATTGTCATTGCAACAGCGCTTATCTTTTCAATAGTAGTTGGGATCTTGATCACAAGAATGATTGTAAAACCAACGGAAGAACTGAAGAACTTGCTCTCTAAGGCGGAGAAAGGAGACCTTACCGTAAAAGGAACCTACCAATCAAAGGATGAATTTGGTGCATTGACAGCATCTTTTAATAACATGATCCAAAGTTTGCAAAGAATCCTTCTTACTGTAAATGAAAGCTCACATCAAGTTGCCATTGCATCAGAAGAACTGACTGCAAGTGCGGACCAAACAATTTCAACATCAGAACATGTATCATCTGCCGTTCAAGAAATAGCAAGCGCAGCCGAAAATTCAACAAACAAACTCGATCAAAATGCAGATGCACTGAAGGACGCACTTGAAGGATTTTTACGAATAGCCGAAAAATCAGCAACTGTTTCAGAATTAGCGAGAGAAAGCGAAAAAGAGGCAGAAGAAGGCGGCCAATTTGTGGAAAACAATTTAGCTCAAATGAGGTCGATCCATGAATCGATTCGTAAATCCAATGAAGTTATTCATTCCCTTTCACACCGCTCTCAAGAAATAGGAAAAATACTGGATGTCATAAGCGGGATTGCTGATCAAACCAATCTTTTAGCTTTAAATGCAGCTATTGAAGCAGCTAGAGCGGGAGAACACGGAAAAGGGTTTGCAGTAGTAGCTGAGGAAGTAAGAAAATTAGCTGAACAATCGCAAACTTCAACGAAATTGATTGCAGATTTAATTAATAGTATTCAAGAAGATACAGAAGAATCTGTTCAGACTATGAGTGAAATTATGAATAATGCAGAGAAAGGCGTTAAAGTCTCGGTTGAAACATCGAATAAGTTTATGCAGATTTTAGACAAAACCCGAAATATCACCCCGCAAATTGAAGAAATAACGGCAACCGTTCAGCAAATTACAGCAAGTGTGGAAGAAGTATCTTCATCCGCCTCTGAAATTGCGTTGCTTGGCCAAAAAAATGCAGCTAGTTTTGAAGAAGTTGCAACGTCAACCGAGGAACAGCTTGCTTCAATGGAGGAAATTCATGCTTCGGCAAAATCCCTTGCCCAAATGGCAGAAGAACTGGAATCCCTCGTCAGACAATTTAAGATTGAGTGA
- a CDS encoding competence protein ComK, with the protein MAKEAVHYELNPNTMAVLPIRDEKYASKILETNDVLYSVRTPIQLIKDACLEGGSTYEGRKRAVVYLTGTQNKIPVPVNPQLDMYAFPTESPRSFDCQWIFHNHVKRILPGKHRQGSIIVFSNQSRLHLDISYYALQKQLHRTAYTKFRFSSPVHT; encoded by the coding sequence ATGGCGAAGGAAGCGGTTCATTATGAATTAAATCCGAATACGATGGCCGTTTTGCCTATAAGAGATGAAAAGTATGCAAGTAAAATCCTTGAGACAAATGATGTACTATATTCTGTCAGAACTCCTATTCAACTAATAAAGGATGCTTGCCTTGAAGGCGGATCAACCTATGAAGGAAGGAAACGGGCAGTTGTTTACTTGACCGGAACCCAAAATAAAATTCCTGTACCGGTTAACCCGCAGCTGGATATGTATGCTTTCCCAACGGAATCGCCAAGATCTTTTGATTGTCAATGGATTTTTCACAACCATGTAAAACGAATTTTACCTGGAAAACACCGCCAAGGTTCCATTATTGTATTTTCCAATCAATCCCGACTGCATCTTGACATTTCTTATTATGCCCTTCAAAAACAACTTCACCGTACGGCATATACAAAGTTCCGTTTTTCCTCACCTGTCCATACTTAA
- a CDS encoding zinc ribbon domain-containing protein, whose amino-acid sequence MSDIQTKLGEGLNLLQGSLQQGKQKLQIAQEISQLKKSLQEAIDQRANLMIKIGEHVYKMLRVSSLHDDTLAEMAQPLLDLDKQIYQIQQSLEKLNKTTATGNACSNCGSPVSENDRFCGSCGFKVESMNSVDHEERIQCGTCSATVPSTAQFCGCCGVKI is encoded by the coding sequence GTGAGTGACATTCAAACAAAGCTTGGTGAAGGGTTGAATTTACTCCAGGGCAGCCTTCAGCAAGGAAAGCAAAAACTTCAAATCGCGCAGGAAATCAGCCAATTGAAAAAATCATTGCAGGAAGCCATTGATCAACGCGCAAACTTAATGATAAAAATTGGCGAACATGTTTACAAAATGCTGCGTGTGTCATCATTGCACGATGATACATTGGCAGAAATGGCGCAGCCGTTGCTAGATTTAGATAAACAAATCTATCAAATCCAGCAATCATTAGAAAAGTTGAACAAGACGACAGCAACCGGGAATGCTTGTTCCAATTGCGGGTCACCTGTCAGTGAAAATGACAGATTTTGCGGCAGCTGCGGATTCAAAGTCGAATCAATGAATTCGGTTGATCATGAAGAACGAATCCAATGTGGAACTTGCAGCGCGACAGTCCCATCCACAGCTCAATTTTGTGGATGCTGCGGCGTAAAGATCTAG
- a CDS encoding zinc ribbon domain-containing protein, whose protein sequence is MYCSTCGAKNSASNNYCIIDGTKLKPYQGKYSLNISVSQYCSHCGNAVSAADNYCGSCGTTIHSYKKMSTKDVINPLIANVQKTRAIPKLNMKFFKPALFSSIAALLFVFMMSFVLFHMNKEATESFLKKELNIDINETIKYAESATDTNLPEPDSLFGLTDMVMVSHFMAPVLKADINIDEPVSVNMKLFSGVMIFLLIPMLSLFVSGIIYQKITKEISPANLFYGSIAVGILYGLLLAIVSLFSGFDYGIKNKFLSINIHTSYSIFSALIKGFGFAFLFSFIGMLFSINFKKATGHLSQVHIYGEAIHQGISTFFRSMLAFSVISIIIFKMTTDRYINQIAELFGDAAAEKIINKSFHFALVIGTQIGLYIWNLASFGTLQFIKRSVHEESELSYSLFKGAEASGGFTHSDYLYNFQEIIDGSDFGFYTKLGILLLIILFIWSGYRISKNASNTLASIAIYGFVYSLLISLLIAITKFHFSASGNEFSLEVILGFSAIKGFIKNYLISFIFAYAGTFIGKWKS, encoded by the coding sequence ATGTACTGCAGCACTTGCGGAGCTAAAAATTCCGCTTCAAATAATTATTGCATCATTGACGGTACGAAATTAAAACCTTATCAAGGAAAATATTCTTTAAATATATCTGTTTCTCAATATTGTTCACACTGCGGCAATGCCGTATCCGCCGCTGATAATTATTGCGGTTCATGCGGCACGACGATTCACAGCTACAAGAAAATGAGTACAAAAGATGTAATCAATCCTTTGATCGCAAACGTCCAGAAAACCCGTGCTATTCCAAAATTAAATATGAAATTTTTTAAACCTGCCCTTTTTTCTTCCATTGCTGCTCTTTTGTTCGTATTTATGATGAGTTTTGTCCTTTTTCATATGAACAAAGAGGCTACTGAGTCTTTTCTTAAAAAAGAATTAAACATTGATATAAATGAAACTATTAAATATGCCGAGAGTGCAACGGACACAAATCTTCCCGAACCGGATTCATTATTCGGATTAACAGACATGGTAATGGTCTCACATTTCATGGCCCCGGTGCTTAAGGCAGATATAAATATAGACGAGCCTGTATCTGTCAATATGAAATTATTTTCTGGTGTCATGATCTTTTTGCTAATTCCTATGTTATCTCTTTTTGTATCAGGAATCATTTATCAAAAAATAACGAAGGAGATTTCACCTGCGAATCTTTTTTATGGTTCCATAGCTGTCGGTATCTTATATGGATTGCTTTTAGCAATTGTTTCACTGTTCAGCGGATTCGATTATGGTATAAAGAACAAATTCCTGTCTATTAACATACATACTTCTTACTCGATTTTTTCAGCATTAATAAAAGGGTTCGGTTTTGCGTTTCTTTTTAGTTTCATCGGGATGCTTTTCTCCATTAACTTTAAAAAAGCAACAGGTCATCTGAGTCAAGTACATATTTATGGAGAAGCCATTCACCAAGGAATATCTACCTTTTTTCGAAGCATGCTGGCCTTTTCTGTCATTTCAATCATTATTTTTAAAATGACGACAGATAGATATATTAACCAAATAGCAGAACTCTTTGGAGATGCCGCTGCTGAAAAAATAATCAATAAATCTTTCCATTTTGCGCTCGTAATCGGGACGCAAATAGGATTGTATATTTGGAATCTAGCAAGTTTCGGTACACTTCAGTTTATCAAACGATCCGTTCACGAGGAGTCCGAACTCTCCTATTCCCTATTTAAAGGTGCTGAAGCGAGCGGTGGTTTTACCCATTCGGATTATTTGTACAATTTCCAAGAGATCATAGACGGTTCGGATTTCGGATTCTACACGAAACTTGGAATCCTATTATTAATTATCCTTTTTATATGGTCAGGATATAGAATTTCAAAAAATGCATCCAATACATTGGCGTCTATTGCCATTTACGGCTTTGTATACTCTCTCCTTATCAGTTTATTAATTGCTATTACGAAATTCCATTTTTCAGCATCCGGTAATGAGTTTTCATTAGAAGTAATACTTGGATTCAGTGCAATTAAAGGGTTTATTAAAAATTATTTAATTTCCTTTATTTTTGCGTATGCAGGCACATTTATTGGGAAATGGAAAAGTTAA
- a CDS encoding zinc ribbon domain-containing protein has translation MKYCKNCGAQLSANQSFCTNCGTKFDTSELASNRTVQKKERQPLSLKMKATIVSVVVILALLAGTHLYLSALSKPMKAVENFEQAVEKKDAKTLADIMNSGQKKITVSDKEAASYINYLTKENDFKEISKELKKQAYSINGYKKLEPIEDIYGNKLIKLKKDSKKQWFFYDRYVVEFFPIQLNVSSNLENTEIWLNGKKIKKLRDSEIPEKVGYIFPGKYKIKSVFNGEYAKLTAEDTLDFADSESNKLDVQMELDGTNIIVYSNDDNAVLFVNGKSTGKKIADIDSFGPVPTDGSIKLHAERTINGKTEKTEEFEVTDDSNLDFIFKEPETKAASSETDIQGYMDAIGEKQIKSFMYNHFVTQVNAFNDRDFEEAKETLDPNGDAYNETKKYIKVLEEKGITEEFHDMNLIDYKPVKGGFNVTTEESYTIYYGDGAAKDKEFRSKFYLTVSEDGLKVHSLIETNEIHSEDL, from the coding sequence ATGAAATATTGTAAAAATTGTGGCGCGCAATTATCAGCGAACCAATCATTTTGTACGAATTGCGGCACCAAATTCGACACCAGTGAGCTTGCGTCCAATCGTACAGTGCAAAAAAAAGAACGGCAGCCGCTTTCTTTAAAAATGAAAGCAACAATTGTTTCAGTAGTCGTGATATTAGCATTACTTGCGGGAACCCATCTTTATCTTTCAGCCCTATCAAAGCCAATGAAAGCAGTGGAAAATTTTGAACAGGCGGTAGAAAAGAAAGATGCAAAAACACTTGCCGATATTATGAACAGTGGACAGAAAAAAATCACTGTTTCTGATAAAGAAGCTGCATCTTATATCAATTACCTCACGAAAGAAAATGATTTTAAAGAAATCAGCAAAGAGTTAAAGAAACAGGCATACAGCATAAATGGGTATAAAAAACTCGAGCCGATTGAGGATATTTATGGAAACAAACTTATTAAACTAAAAAAGGATTCAAAAAAACAATGGTTTTTTTATGATCGATATGTAGTCGAATTTTTTCCAATTCAATTAAATGTTTCATCAAATCTAGAAAACACCGAAATCTGGCTTAATGGAAAAAAGATTAAGAAATTAAGAGATAGTGAAATCCCCGAAAAAGTAGGGTATATCTTTCCGGGAAAATATAAAATAAAAAGTGTTTTTAACGGAGAATACGCCAAATTAACCGCTGAGGACACCTTGGATTTTGCTGATTCCGAGAGTAATAAATTGGACGTTCAAATGGAATTGGACGGCACAAATATTATTGTCTACTCGAACGACGACAATGCTGTATTGTTCGTAAATGGAAAGAGTACGGGAAAGAAAATTGCTGACATTGACAGCTTTGGTCCTGTTCCAACTGACGGATCAATTAAGCTGCATGCTGAAAGAACCATTAATGGGAAAACGGAAAAAACCGAAGAATTTGAAGTTACCGATGACTCAAATCTTGACTTCATTTTTAAAGAACCAGAAACAAAAGCTGCTTCCTCCGAAACCGATATCCAAGGATACATGGATGCCATCGGAGAAAAACAAATAAAGTCATTTATGTACAACCACTTTGTTACCCAAGTAAATGCCTTTAATGACCGAGATTTCGAAGAAGCGAAAGAAACGCTTGATCCAAATGGCGACGCGTATAATGAGACAAAAAAATATATCAAAGTTCTAGAAGAAAAAGGGATTACCGAAGAGTTTCACGACATGAACTTAATCGACTATAAACCGGTGAAAGGCGGCTTTAACGTTACTACCGAGGAAAGCTATACGATCTATTATGGAGACGGAGCCGCGAAGGATAAAGAATTCCGATCCAAATTTTATTTAACAGTTTCAGAGGACGGCTTGAAAGTGCATTCTCTAATTGAAACGAACGAAATTCACAGCGAAGATCTTTAG
- a CDS encoding NADPH-dependent FMN reductase — MKLLGISGTITGSKTLAVVEKVIELARQFDPKIETELLDLKKFDVQFCDGRHPDTYEGDTKKVIDMVSSADSYIIGTPIFQASLSGALKNLFDLVHPSVFRNKVIGFIATGGTYQHYLVIENQLKPIAGYFRAYTAPGSVYVHTDHFNQNNEIIDSDIIVRLENLAKEVIHMSNVLTPVGKI; from the coding sequence ATGAAATTGCTCGGGATATCAGGGACGATTACAGGTTCAAAAACTCTCGCTGTCGTGGAAAAAGTCATCGAACTAGCCCGCCAATTTGATCCGAAAATCGAAACAGAACTATTGGATCTTAAAAAGTTTGATGTTCAATTTTGCGATGGCCGCCATCCTGATACATATGAAGGGGATACCAAAAAGGTCATTGATATGGTAAGCTCTGCGGATAGTTATATCATCGGTACACCGATCTTCCAGGCCTCCTTATCAGGAGCATTGAAGAACCTGTTTGACTTGGTTCACCCCTCTGTTTTTCGGAACAAGGTGATCGGTTTTATTGCTACGGGAGGAACGTACCAGCATTACTTGGTCATTGAAAACCAGTTAAAACCGATTGCCGGATATTTTCGGGCGTATACTGCCCCGGGTTCTGTTTACGTCCATACCGATCACTTCAATCAGAACAACGAGATCATCGATAGCGATATCATCGTACGATTGGAGAACCTGGCGAAAGAAGTGATCCATATGAGCAACGTGTTAACCCCAGTGGGGAAAATATAA